A single genomic interval of Lysobacter avium harbors:
- a CDS encoding glycosyltransferase family 2 protein: protein MQPPLACARLVTGRIRSAGRTERARSPDHQSYRPPGWRAMSQWPGTGWGQAPSRECGRHAERNTAGPRAGSHRTRACASRYATQPDWRMILPVAGHCPGLYVGDPLNPDPNSEQGVEALVWTIAPDTHQRPQTVELVPDVNLTSRRDGVFTEWKAVGERACFTAELRDPLERIPAGWYEITGSMSAREDAVVAPCLYPVYARGADGEARIALPTSGGNGRIRALVLFKHDVTALGFSMGRGPLRFRMGDFAVRRIARVRALRRMLESTADAPGGLASRSIRFIRQSLRDGVSRAADTLYRDYRRRVVPAGADSYDGWVARFDTLTAERMDELRCRAIAITPEGRLISILLPVYQTPERWLRRCIESVLDQAYSKWQLCIVDDASPNPRVMEIVQEYAQTDFRIRVMRRDRNGHISEASNSALGLASGDYVSLLDHDDELRPHALLEVAEEIGRHPDAGLLYSDEDKIDAEGRRFDPYFKPDFDSDLLRSQNYICHLTTIRAELMREVGGFRKGFEGSQDHDLILRCVERLQPGQVRHIPKVLYHWRAIPGSTALTRDAKDYASSAGARAVAGHLDRQHPGARAEELSHGHYRVHWPLPAIPPKVSLIIPTRDKVELLRMCVESIVSKTTYPDYEIVVVDNQSSEPGALAYLAELEGRERVMVLRYDAAFNYAAINNWAASQCAGEVIGLVNNDIEVISPEWLEELVSQAMRPDVGAVGAMLYYPNDTIQHAGVVLGIHGVAAHIYSGLPRGYPGHGGRARVAQSLSAVTGACLMVRREVFDQVGGLDEQLQVAFNDIDFCLRVREAGYRNIWTPFAELYHHESASRGSEDTEEKKQRFAREVDLMRQRWGAQLLRDPAYNVNLSLDSLVCELSA, encoded by the coding sequence GTGCAGCCGCCGCTCGCGTGCGCCCGGCTGGTGACGGGAAGGATCCGAAGCGCTGGAAGGACGGAGAGAGCAAGGTCTCCGGATCACCAATCATATCGGCCGCCGGGGTGGCGGGCGATGTCGCAGTGGCCCGGTACAGGCTGGGGGCAGGCCCCGAGCCGCGAATGCGGGCGGCATGCGGAGCGGAATACGGCGGGCCCCAGGGCCGGTAGCCACCGTACTCGTGCATGCGCCAGCCGTTATGCTACGCAGCCCGATTGGCGCATGATTTTGCCGGTGGCGGGGCATTGTCCCGGCTTGTACGTTGGAGATCCCTTGAACCCAGATCCGAATTCCGAGCAGGGCGTGGAGGCCTTGGTCTGGACGATTGCGCCGGACACCCACCAGCGTCCACAGACCGTGGAACTTGTGCCCGATGTCAATCTGACGTCTCGACGGGATGGCGTTTTCACGGAGTGGAAGGCGGTCGGTGAGCGTGCATGCTTCACTGCGGAGTTGCGTGATCCGCTGGAGCGGATCCCCGCGGGGTGGTACGAGATCACCGGAAGCATGTCGGCGCGGGAGGACGCGGTTGTTGCCCCGTGCCTGTACCCGGTCTATGCGCGCGGCGCTGACGGGGAGGCACGGATCGCGTTGCCGACGTCCGGCGGCAATGGACGGATTCGTGCACTGGTGCTGTTCAAGCATGACGTGACGGCCCTGGGATTCAGCATGGGGCGCGGGCCGCTGCGTTTTCGGATGGGGGATTTCGCCGTACGCCGTATTGCTCGCGTACGGGCGTTGCGACGCATGTTGGAGTCCACTGCCGACGCACCGGGAGGGCTGGCGTCAAGAAGCATCAGGTTCATCAGGCAATCGCTCCGCGACGGGGTGTCCCGGGCAGCCGATACGCTGTATCGCGACTATCGCCGCCGGGTGGTGCCGGCAGGTGCGGACAGCTATGACGGCTGGGTGGCTCGGTTCGACACGCTGACCGCAGAGCGGATGGACGAATTACGTTGCCGGGCGATTGCGATCACCCCGGAAGGCCGGCTGATTTCCATCCTGTTGCCCGTGTATCAAACCCCGGAGCGTTGGCTGCGCCGCTGCATCGAGAGTGTGCTTGATCAGGCCTATTCGAAATGGCAATTGTGCATCGTCGACGATGCGTCGCCGAACCCGCGCGTGATGGAGATCGTGCAGGAGTACGCGCAGACCGATTTCCGTATCCGGGTCATGCGCCGCGATCGCAACGGGCACATATCGGAAGCGTCCAACAGTGCGCTGGGGCTTGCTTCGGGCGACTACGTGTCGCTGCTCGACCACGACGACGAGCTGCGTCCGCACGCGCTGCTGGAAGTGGCCGAGGAGATCGGTCGCCATCCGGATGCTGGCCTGCTGTACTCCGACGAGGACAAGATCGATGCCGAGGGCCGGCGCTTCGACCCGTACTTCAAGCCGGATTTCGATTCCGACCTGTTGCGCAGCCAGAACTACATCTGCCACCTGACCACGATCCGGGCGGAGTTGATGCGTGAGGTCGGTGGTTTCCGCAAGGGCTTCGAAGGCAGTCAGGACCATGACCTGATCCTGCGTTGCGTCGAGCGCCTACAACCGGGCCAGGTCCGGCATATCCCGAAGGTGCTGTACCACTGGCGTGCGATTCCCGGATCCACGGCACTGACCCGCGATGCGAAGGACTATGCGTCTTCGGCAGGCGCGCGGGCGGTGGCCGGGCACCTGGACCGGCAGCATCCCGGCGCCCGGGCCGAGGAGTTGTCGCACGGGCACTACCGTGTGCATTGGCCGCTGCCGGCGATACCCCCGAAGGTGAGCCTGATCATCCCGACGCGTGACAAGGTCGAGTTGCTGCGGATGTGTGTCGAGAGCATTGTCAGCAAGACCACCTACCCGGATTACGAGATCGTGGTGGTCGACAACCAGTCCTCCGAGCCGGGCGCGCTGGCGTATCTGGCGGAGTTGGAGGGCCGCGAACGCGTCATGGTGCTGCGCTACGACGCAGCCTTCAACTACGCTGCGATCAACAACTGGGCGGCGAGCCAATGCGCTGGCGAGGTGATCGGCCTGGTCAACAACGACATCGAAGTGATCTCGCCGGAGTGGCTGGAGGAGCTGGTGTCCCAGGCCATGCGGCCCGACGTCGGCGCGGTGGGCGCGATGCTGTACTACCCCAACGACACCATCCAGCACGCCGGCGTGGTGCTGGGCATCCACGGCGTCGCGGCGCACATCTACTCCGGATTGCCGCGCGGCTACCCCGGGCACGGTGGACGGGCAAGAGTGGCGCAGAGCCTCTCGGCGGTCACCGGCGCGTGCCTGATGGTGCGGCGCGAGGTTTTCGATCAGGTCGGCGGTCTGGACGAGCAGTTGCAGGTCGCTTTCAATGACATCGACTTTTGCCTGCGGGTGCGTGAAGCGGGATACCGCAATATCTGGACGCCATTCGCCGAGCTGTATCACC
- a CDS encoding sulfotransferase family protein: MQLIVLGMHRSGTSTLARLLNLMGVYFGPEGMSTGANPENPKGFWERRDVRQLNDALLHSDGCDWNRISSYDADQTPEDVITRFEDHAGKLILEMDAHRPWLMKEPRLCLLLPHWKRVLEVPVCIHILRHPVEVASSLNKRNGMPFPAGLALWERHVRAALHAAADLPGILVSHHRLINDPMGTVERMHAQLVAHGVTGLHLPSRREIESFVTPKLHRERRDRPDLSIHLDTPQARWFDALITGSWPPAAVEAPSAAVNDTLREYESSLPPMDTTRPNLLLASGNRRQPEKDSFPGDRQTSRHAREILKLTRLALASEERFRHQIAKLEADASTASARANLTTGLEQAIDTLEQEKKQLAIAERLAQQDRTRSAIALERTTGELARSNKSLAAAEQQASQAKAELSGYRAKIQQMRRKHDRESNTHARHREIAAGMIQEYRVRVEHLIAAVESRENALRQLDRHPVWRLTAPLRRLASLVTGRRPPSVTSPLGILRDSELFDAHWYQSRYPDVATSGIDPARHYLDHGAAEGRDPSPHFNTRAYTDAHREVTITGENPLIHFIEQRRLLATMPAGAPHTGRDGEGDQ; encoded by the coding sequence ATGCAGTTGATCGTCTTGGGAATGCACCGATCCGGGACCTCGACACTGGCCCGATTGCTGAACCTCATGGGTGTCTATTTCGGTCCCGAGGGAATGAGCACCGGCGCAAACCCGGAAAACCCCAAGGGGTTCTGGGAGCGGCGCGATGTACGGCAGCTAAACGACGCACTGCTGCACTCCGATGGCTGTGACTGGAACCGCATCAGCAGCTACGACGCAGACCAGACCCCGGAAGATGTGATCACGCGGTTCGAGGATCACGCCGGGAAACTCATCCTGGAGATGGATGCCCACCGTCCGTGGCTGATGAAAGAACCTCGCCTGTGCCTGCTGCTGCCACATTGGAAGCGCGTGCTCGAAGTACCGGTCTGCATCCATATCCTCAGGCATCCGGTCGAAGTCGCATCCAGCCTGAACAAACGCAATGGCATGCCTTTCCCCGCAGGTCTGGCCCTGTGGGAACGCCATGTCCGCGCGGCATTGCATGCGGCCGCGGACTTGCCGGGCATCCTGGTCTCGCACCACCGGCTCATCAATGACCCGATGGGCACCGTCGAACGAATGCATGCCCAACTGGTCGCACACGGCGTCACCGGCTTGCACCTGCCCTCCAGGCGCGAGATCGAATCGTTCGTGACACCGAAGCTGCATCGGGAACGCCGGGATCGGCCTGATCTTTCAATCCACCTCGATACACCCCAGGCCCGATGGTTCGATGCGCTCATCACTGGCAGTTGGCCTCCTGCCGCCGTCGAGGCTCCCTCTGCGGCCGTCAACGACACCTTGAGGGAATACGAGTCGAGCCTGCCGCCCATGGACACCACCCGCCCCAACCTCCTGCTTGCCTCCGGCAACCGCCGGCAGCCGGAGAAAGATTCATTTCCCGGCGACCGCCAGACAAGCCGGCATGCGCGCGAAATCCTCAAGCTGACCCGGCTCGCCCTCGCCTCCGAGGAGCGTTTCAGGCACCAGATCGCCAAACTGGAAGCGGATGCCAGCACCGCCAGCGCGCGGGCGAACCTGACGACCGGACTCGAGCAGGCGATCGACACACTGGAGCAAGAGAAGAAGCAACTGGCAATCGCGGAACGACTGGCGCAGCAAGACAGAACCAGGTCTGCGATCGCGCTTGAGCGGACGACCGGTGAACTGGCACGATCCAATAAAAGCCTGGCTGCCGCCGAACAACAGGCATCGCAGGCCAAAGCGGAACTTTCCGGATACCGGGCGAAGATCCAGCAGATGCGCCGCAAGCATGACCGGGAATCCAACACGCACGCACGCCACCGTGAAATCGCGGCCGGGATGATCCAGGAGTATCGGGTGCGCGTAGAGCATCTGATCGCCGCAGTCGAGTCGCGGGAAAACGCCTTGCGACAACTCGACCGCCATCCGGTCTGGAGGTTGACCGCGCCGTTGCGCCGACTCGCCAGCCTGGTCACCGGCCGACGTCCTCCCTCCGTCACCTCGCCGCTGGGGATCCTGCGCGACAGCGAGCTGTTCGATGCACACTGGTATCAATCCCGTTACCCCGACGTGGCCACCAGCGGGATCGACCCGGCCCGGCATTATCTCGACCACGGCGCCGCGGAAGGCCGCGACCCTTCACCCCACTTCAACACGCGCGCCTACACGGATGCGCACCGTGAAGTGACGATAACCGGCGAGAATCCCCTCATCCATTTCATCGAACAACGCAGGCTGCTCGCGACAATGCCTGCCGGCGCACCGCATACCGGCCGTGACGGCGAGGGAGACCAGTGA
- a CDS encoding glycosyltransferase, with protein sequence MLGMDPAEHYLRFGAAMERSPGPGFDGAGYLAMYPDVERAGVIPLLHYLRHGRAEGRIPGFLPPPSTGIARARLVALAETRLRGAPKRHLPALGKTSQALFIGNIQTMYAASQEAIDHRLASIVMPTYNRKKQIVRAIESVQEQTHRNWELLIVDDGSTDGTPDAIRPYLRDPRIRLIGQPRRGVSAARNAALALARGDTVFYLDSDNRWTPDFLHSMLTYLHATGNPCGYSALAIEGDDGKISGYRGEPFSWSHCLQSNYVDLNVFCHDIKLYRDLGGFDESLRRMVDWDLILRYARDSKVAYAPFIGCYYTGSETDQSRISLSQPYAYRAIVQTKNRLNTGDPQVVANHLHLNFAIKIAAPSDKRDEWGDYHYAVSLAEALRSLGHSVTIDFRDQWYARHQHRDQVIIVLRGLQRYKPNPEHINILWNISHPDQVSYAEYESHDIVYVASPSYPSLLNQILGKPARTLLQCTDTRRFGFSGPAGDSLDGLLFVGNSRNHFRHTVRWATELEMPVKVHGTRWSQFIDARHIVSEHVPNTELAAHYASATAVLNDHWESMRNFGLISNRVFDVLACGGTLISDSMPSIQQLFGDAVLQVDSRDTLAQALATLESAPRSAADALRISRQVHQAHSFDARAATIWNDVLGQLGLPPRAHQQDPGTPEVAAPSAIPAAPKRKRAGLLLQRRAHGPSSSAYIRLIAPLTTDLAHADIDMVLLDGVEDGRLDNCDYCIVQRVAVEDIDDAVTLVERVRTLGCRLFVDNDDAFGALDKTHPEHEFYRERDAVLRYLMGQADQVWFSTEHLHSLYRDDARNGIVLPNNLDPRLWRDYRKPRWSRSGGPLQLLYMGTATHDADFAAILPALDALAELRPDSFQLTNIAAVRSPPQRSWLKNLPPPRNALSYPHFVRWLVAQGPFDVGLAPLADTGFNASKSDIKILDYCALGLISLVSDVPCYQHQREQQPFALRVANNPQAWLASLCDVMDDSATHRQLAAQAADHVWDQRNATHSAQALLATLGRTP encoded by the coding sequence ATGCTCGGCATGGACCCGGCCGAGCATTACCTGCGCTTCGGCGCCGCGATGGAGCGCAGTCCGGGGCCCGGCTTCGACGGTGCGGGTTATCTGGCGATGTATCCGGACGTTGAGCGGGCCGGAGTCATTCCTTTGCTCCACTACCTCCGCCATGGTCGCGCCGAAGGACGCATCCCCGGGTTTCTCCCGCCGCCAAGCACCGGGATAGCGCGTGCCCGGCTGGTCGCCTTGGCGGAAACGCGATTGCGCGGTGCGCCAAAACGGCACCTGCCAGCACTCGGCAAGACGTCGCAAGCTCTATTCATCGGCAACATCCAGACCATGTATGCGGCGTCGCAAGAAGCCATCGACCACCGGCTGGCCAGCATCGTCATGCCGACTTACAACCGGAAAAAGCAGATTGTCCGGGCCATCGAATCGGTACAGGAACAGACACACCGCAACTGGGAGTTGCTGATCGTCGACGACGGCAGCACCGACGGAACGCCCGATGCCATCCGCCCGTATCTGCGCGACCCAAGGATCCGCCTGATCGGGCAGCCTCGTCGTGGCGTCAGTGCTGCACGCAACGCGGCGCTGGCCCTGGCCCGTGGCGACACCGTCTTCTATCTGGATTCGGACAACCGCTGGACCCCGGACTTCCTGCATTCGATGCTGACCTATCTGCATGCCACCGGAAACCCGTGCGGCTATAGCGCGCTGGCAATCGAAGGCGATGACGGCAAGATTTCCGGTTACCGTGGCGAGCCGTTTTCCTGGTCTCATTGCCTGCAGTCGAATTACGTCGACCTCAACGTGTTCTGCCACGACATCAAGCTCTACCGCGATCTTGGCGGCTTCGACGAAAGCCTGCGGCGGATGGTCGACTGGGATCTGATCCTCAGATACGCCAGGGATTCGAAGGTGGCCTACGCACCGTTCATCGGTTGCTACTACACCGGCTCCGAGACAGACCAGAGCCGGATTTCGCTGTCCCAGCCGTACGCCTATCGCGCGATCGTACAAACAAAAAACCGGCTCAACACCGGGGACCCGCAGGTCGTCGCAAACCACCTGCATCTCAATTTCGCCATCAAGATCGCCGCCCCGAGCGACAAGCGGGATGAGTGGGGCGACTACCACTACGCCGTTTCACTTGCCGAGGCGCTGCGTTCGCTCGGGCACTCCGTAACGATAGATTTCAGGGACCAGTGGTACGCCCGCCATCAGCACCGCGACCAGGTCATCATCGTGCTGCGGGGGTTGCAACGTTACAAACCCAACCCCGAACACATCAATATTTTGTGGAACATCAGCCACCCGGACCAGGTGAGCTACGCGGAATATGAAAGCCACGACATCGTTTACGTGGCTTCCCCATCGTATCCTTCGCTTCTCAACCAGATCCTCGGAAAACCGGCCCGGACGCTTCTGCAGTGCACCGATACCAGGCGCTTCGGCTTCTCCGGCCCCGCAGGGGATTCACTGGACGGCCTGCTTTTCGTCGGCAACTCCCGCAACCATTTCCGGCACACGGTCCGCTGGGCAACCGAGCTTGAAATGCCGGTCAAGGTTCATGGGACGCGCTGGTCGCAGTTCATCGATGCACGGCACATCGTCAGCGAGCATGTTCCCAATACCGAACTGGCCGCTCACTACGCGTCCGCGACCGCGGTGCTCAACGATCACTGGGAATCGATGCGGAATTTCGGACTGATTTCCAACCGTGTCTTCGACGTGCTGGCCTGTGGCGGCACCCTGATCTCGGACTCGATGCCATCGATCCAGCAACTGTTCGGCGATGCGGTACTCCAGGTCGATTCCCGCGACACCCTTGCCCAGGCCCTGGCAACGCTCGAATCGGCACCGCGCAGTGCCGCCGACGCCTTGCGGATCTCCCGACAGGTCCATCAGGCGCACTCCTTCGATGCACGCGCGGCAACCATCTGGAACGACGTGCTCGGACAATTGGGACTGCCGCCGCGCGCGCACCAGCAGGATCCCGGCACGCCCGAAGTCGCCGCCCCATCGGCGATACCAGCGGCTCCCAAGCGCAAGCGCGCGGGATTACTGTTGCAGCGCCGGGCGCACGGCCCTTCCAGTTCCGCCTACATCCGCCTGATCGCCCCCCTCACCACCGACCTGGCGCACGCGGACATCGACATGGTGCTGCTCGACGGCGTGGAGGACGGCCGCCTGGACAACTGCGATTACTGCATCGTCCAGCGCGTGGCAGTGGAAGACATCGACGATGCGGTTACCCTGGTTGAACGGGTACGCACCCTCGGATGCAGGTTGTTCGTGGACAACGACGATGCATTCGGCGCGCTGGACAAGACGCATCCAGAACACGAGTTCTATCGTGAGCGCGATGCGGTGCTCCGCTATCTGATGGGCCAGGCGGATCAGGTGTGGTTCTCGACGGAACACCTGCATTCCCTCTATCGCGACGACGCACGCAATGGCATCGTTTTGCCGAACAACCTCGATCCCCGCCTGTGGCGCGACTACCGCAAGCCCCGGTGGAGCCGGTCCGGGGGGCCCTTGCAATTGCTGTACATGGGTACCGCAACGCACGACGCCGATTTCGCGGCCATCCTGCCAGCCCTGGATGCGCTTGCCGAGCTGCGCCCCGACAGTTTCCAGCTGACCAACATCGCCGCCGTGCGCTCGCCGCCCCAACGCAGCTGGCTCAAGAACCTGCCGCCTCCGCGAAATGCTTTGAGCTACCCGCACTTCGTCCGCTGGCTGGTCGCCCAAGGCCCCTTCGACGTCGGTCTGGCACCGCTCGCGGACACCGGCTTCAATGCCTCCAAGTCCGACATCAAGATCCTGGACTACTGCGCACTGGGCTTGATATCGCTGGTTTCGGACGTGCCCTGCTACCAGCATCAACGTGAACAACAGCCCTTTGCACTGCGTGTTGCAAACAATCCGCAAGCATGGCTCGCCAGCCTGTGCGACGTGATGGACGACTCGGCAACCCATCGGCAACTCGCGGCGCAAGCTGCCGACCATGTCTGGGATCAGCGCAACGCCACCCACAGCGCCCAGGCACTGCTTGCAACGCTGGGCCGGACACCCTAG
- the tagD gene encoding glycerol-3-phosphate cytidylyltransferase gives MKTIITYGTFDILHVGHIKLLRRAREMGSRLVVGLSSDEFNRGKHKSSLLNYENRKAVLESIRWVDEVFPEHTWEQKVDDIRRYSADIFVMGHDWEGKFDFLSPYCEVCYLPRTPDVSTTQIKQSLTR, from the coding sequence ATGAAAACGATCATCACCTACGGGACGTTCGATATCCTGCATGTGGGGCATATCAAACTGCTTAGGCGGGCGCGCGAGATGGGCAGCCGGTTGGTGGTGGGTTTATCGTCGGACGAGTTTAATCGAGGCAAACACAAGTCCTCCCTGCTCAATTACGAGAATCGCAAGGCGGTGCTCGAATCGATCCGCTGGGTCGACGAGGTTTTCCCCGAGCACACCTGGGAACAGAAAGTCGACGACATCCGCCGGTATTCGGCGGACATTTTCGTGATGGGACACGACTGGGAGGGGAAATTCGACTTTCTCTCCCCGTACTGCGAGGTGTGCTACCTGCCGCGCACGCCCGATGTGTCGACCACCCAGATCAAGCAGTCCTTGACGCGCTAG
- a CDS encoding CDP-glycerol glycerophosphotransferase family protein — MINLWHGIPFKRIGYASQDMVQKLDRIAVEHERCRAVISSSKVDTMAMATSFYPLSFGEIWNTGLPRNDFILRDFDRLPADMQAEAARLKSLLGSRHLVLLMPTFRNAQEDGYYRFTDEEVASLGDWLERNDAVLGIREHMADNARVFTRQLESLGPLDLSDAHFPNVEILYRLSAALVTDYSSCFIDYMLTGKPAVSFAYDHDSYLLERGGFYDLDFIFPGPVCHDFQEFRQALETLFEPRTEIERASLEWKRRLFFDHVDDGSSARVVEKVRQLTDCGGMGRPVANMQGQS, encoded by the coding sequence ATTATCAATCTTTGGCACGGCATCCCGTTCAAGCGCATCGGCTATGCGTCTCAGGACATGGTGCAGAAGCTGGACCGGATTGCCGTGGAGCACGAGCGCTGCCGCGCCGTGATCAGCTCCTCGAAGGTGGATACAATGGCGATGGCGACATCGTTCTATCCGCTGTCGTTTGGTGAGATCTGGAATACCGGCCTTCCGCGCAACGATTTCATCCTGCGTGATTTCGATCGCCTGCCCGCGGACATGCAGGCCGAGGCCGCACGGCTGAAAAGCCTGCTCGGCAGCAGGCATCTGGTGTTGCTGATGCCGACCTTCCGCAATGCCCAGGAGGACGGTTACTACCGCTTCACCGACGAGGAAGTCGCCAGTCTGGGGGACTGGCTTGAGCGCAACGATGCGGTGCTTGGCATCCGCGAGCACATGGCGGACAACGCCCGCGTGTTCACCCGTCAGCTTGAGAGCCTGGGGCCGCTGGACCTGTCGGATGCACATTTCCCGAACGTCGAGATCCTGTACCGCTTGTCCGCGGCGCTGGTGACGGATTACTCCAGTTGCTTTATCGACTACATGCTGACCGGTAAGCCGGCGGTCAGCTTTGCCTACGACCACGACAGCTATCTGCTTGAGCGTGGTGGTTTCTACGACTTGGATTTCATCTTCCCGGGGCCTGTTTGCCATGATTTCCAGGAGTTTCGCCAAGCCCTGGAAACCCTGTTTGAACCGCGAACGGAAATCGAACGGGCATCGCTGGAATGGAAGCGACGGCTGTTCTTCGACCATGTCGATGACGGCAGCTCGGCGCGCGTGGTGGAGAAGGTCAGACAACTTACCGACTGCGGTGGCATGGGCAGGCCGGTGGCGAACATGCAGGGGCAATCATGA
- a CDS encoding rhamnan synthesis F family protein, with protein sequence MRAMKRVVKAAIRRLGSGYRHPEMAAVDALGIFDRARYLDLYPDVKAAGVDPLRHYVDSGAREGRSPCDLFNGVYYLSKNPDVRKARLNPLLHFCESGWRESRNPSADFDVDRYVQAHFRADKTEENPLLHYLAEGRRRGLEAWPVLDPRVEAIQDAGVFDVEYYLEQYPDVLESGMDPLVHYVRHGARENRNPSALFDGAWYLRNNHDVARKKRNPLLHFCQYGWKQLRNPCRDFDVWWYWSTHMDPAVEGENPLGHYMRVGRELGLDTRPPARVNQYPASGYRHVAGQPVRRVCLFAAYDADGVVDDYVLAYLRELARHADIYYLADSEMPPEELDKLTPHVKQAWAERHGEYDFGSYSRLAKKLGWDLLAEYDELLLVNDSCYLLRSLDEVFERMDARACDWWGLQATKGLASTRKNPANQFRQPIPVETVRGALLDQYERDYHYDFHVASYFVAYRRPVTSDPEFRNLIDSVVAQDNKRNIILKYEVGLTRHLIARGYAFDTFMPYLYPFHPMFTTWYFHLLGEGFPLLKRYLLSENHYFVPGLWNWKERILEKLPGADVDIIQRNLDRVVDPDRLHRNLHIGTERLVDNLDQPRKLLGNGEFLAADRVTPKHATWWGFPVCAFSDVFSGNERAVFEQVRDDPLIRKIIFTLGRPVEVTGANVTVVPLKSPRGQHLLMRCGKTCSSSTAPPGIWCIRWPAICITLSIFGTASRSSASAMRLRTWCRSWTGLPWSTSAAAP encoded by the coding sequence ATGAGGGCAATGAAGCGGGTGGTGAAGGCAGCTATTCGACGCCTGGGAAGCGGCTATCGCCATCCCGAAATGGCGGCGGTGGATGCGCTGGGGATTTTCGACCGTGCGCGTTATCTGGATCTGTATCCGGATGTGAAAGCGGCCGGGGTGGATCCCCTCCGGCACTATGTCGACTCCGGAGCGAGGGAAGGTCGGAGTCCCTGCGACCTGTTCAATGGGGTCTATTACCTGTCCAAAAATCCCGATGTCCGGAAGGCGAGGCTGAACCCCTTGCTGCACTTCTGCGAATCCGGATGGCGGGAATCCCGCAATCCCAGCGCGGATTTCGACGTGGACCGGTATGTGCAGGCGCACTTCAGGGCAGACAAGACCGAGGAAAACCCCTTGCTGCATTATCTGGCCGAGGGTCGCCGCCGTGGGCTGGAGGCCTGGCCGGTGCTCGACCCCAGGGTCGAGGCGATCCAGGACGCCGGTGTATTTGATGTCGAGTACTACCTGGAGCAATACCCGGATGTGCTCGAGTCGGGTATGGACCCGTTGGTGCATTACGTGCGCCACGGGGCCCGCGAAAACAGGAATCCGTCGGCACTGTTCGACGGCGCGTGGTACCTGCGAAACAACCACGATGTGGCGCGCAAGAAGCGGAATCCGCTGTTGCACTTCTGCCAGTACGGCTGGAAGCAACTGCGTAATCCGTGCCGCGACTTCGATGTCTGGTGGTACTGGTCCACGCACATGGATCCGGCCGTGGAGGGAGAGAACCCCCTGGGTCATTACATGCGGGTCGGACGGGAACTGGGGCTGGATACCCGTCCGCCGGCACGAGTGAATCAATATCCCGCAAGCGGCTATCGGCATGTCGCAGGACAACCGGTGCGCCGGGTCTGCCTGTTTGCCGCCTACGATGCCGATGGCGTGGTTGACGACTACGTCCTGGCATACCTGCGTGAGCTGGCCCGGCATGCGGATATCTACTACCTCGCCGACAGCGAGATGCCGCCGGAGGAATTGGACAAGCTGACTCCCCACGTCAAGCAGGCATGGGCGGAGCGGCACGGCGAATACGATTTCGGCTCCTATTCGCGGCTGGCGAAAAAGCTCGGGTGGGACCTGCTGGCGGAGTACGACGAGCTGTTGCTGGTCAACGATAGTTGCTACCTGCTCAGGAGCCTGGATGAGGTGTTCGAGCGGATGGATGCCCGTGCCTGCGACTGGTGGGGCCTGCAGGCGACCAAGGGGCTGGCGTCCACCCGGAAAAACCCGGCCAACCAGTTCCGCCAACCGATCCCGGTAGAGACGGTACGGGGAGCGCTACTGGATCAGTATGAGCGCGACTACCACTATGACTTCCATGTCGCCTCGTATTTCGTGGCTTATCGCCGGCCGGTGACAAGCGATCCGGAATTCAGGAATCTGATCGATTCGGTGGTTGCCCAGGACAACAAGCGCAATATCATCCTGAAGTACGAGGTCGGCCTGACTCGACATCTGATTGCGCGAGGGTATGCGTTCGATACCTTCATGCCGTATCTGTATCCATTCCATCCGATGTTCACGACCTGGTATTTCCATTTGCTAGGGGAAGGCTTCCCCCTGCTCAAGCGTTACCTGCTGTCGGAAAACCACTATTTCGTACCGGGCCTGTGGAATTGGAAAGAGAGGATCCTCGAGAAACTCCCGGGTGCCGACGTGGACATCATCCAGAGGAACCTGGATCGGGTCGTCGATCCGGACAGGCTCCATCGCAACCTGCATATCGGGACGGAGCGGCTGGTGGACAACCTGGATCAGCCACGGAAACTGTTGGGAAATGGAGAATTCCTGGCGGCCGATCGGGTCACGCCCAAACATGCCACCTGGTGGGGTTTTCCGGTTTGCGCCTTCAGCGATGTTTTCTCGGGTAACGAACGTGCGGTTTTCGAGCAGGTCCGCGATGATCCGCTGATCCGCAAGATAATTTTCACGCTTGGCCGGCCGGTTGAGGTAACGGGCGCCAATGTCACCGTGGTGCCGCTCAAGAGCCCGCGTGGCCAGCACTTGCTGATGCGCTGCGGCAAAACCTGTTCATCAAGCACAGCCCCACCCGGAATCTGGTGTATCCGGTGGCCAGCGATCTGCATAACATTATCAATCTTTGGCACGGCATCCCGTTCAAGCGCATCGGCTATGCGTCTCAGGACATGGTGCAGAAGCTGGACCGGATTGCCGTGGAGCACGAGCGCTGCCGCGCCGTGA